The following nucleotide sequence is from Azoarcus sp. CIB.
AAGGCCGGCCTCACGCACGACATCGGGCTGCTCGACATCCAGGACGTGCTCGACCAGCAGCTCGAGCCGCTGACCCCCTTGCAGCGCGAACGCATCAACCGCCATCCGATCGACAGCGAATCCATCCTCACGGGCCTCGGCGTGCGCGAGAAGACCTGGCTCGACCCGGTGCGCCACCATCACGAACGGCTCGACGGCACGGGCTACCCCGACGGCAGCTCGGGCGACGCGATCAGCCTGCCGACGCGGGTGCTGGCGATCGCCGACATCTACAGCGCGATGGTGCGCGACCGCCCTTACCGCAAGGCGATGGTGTCGACCGAGGCGATGCGCAAGCTGATGCTGGAGCAGGGCTCGGCCACCGACGGCCGCCTGATCGGCATGATGATCAAGGAGATCGGTGTGTTCCCGCCGGGTGCGACCGTGCGCCTCGCCAGCGGGGAGATCGCGGTCGTGAAGAAGCGCACGACGAACACCGCCTGTCCGCTGGTATTTTCCTTCGTCCGCGCCGACGGCATGCCGATGCTCACCCCGGCGCAGCGCGACACCGCGCATGAGGACTGCCGCATCGAGGGCATGGTGCCGTTTTCCAGCCACCGCGGCTCGGTCGTGGTGCTGCGCGGCCTGTGGAACCGCCACTGAGGACGAACCCGATGAACCGCTTCGAATGGAAGCCTGAATACTCCGTAGACGACGCCGAGATCGACCGCCAGCATGCGGAACTGATCGCGATCATCGACGAACTCGCGGGCCAGTTGCACGGCGAGGGTCCGTCGGACGGGGCACGCAGCGTCTTCGACCACCTCGCGCATTACGTGACGACGCATTTCGCGTACGAGGAAGAACGCATCACCCGCGCCGGCTACCCCGACGACAAGGTCGCCGAGCACCAGGCCGAGCACAACGCGATCCTGCGCCAGCTGCAGGAGTTCGAGCGCGTCT
It contains:
- a CDS encoding HD domain-containing phosphohydrolase, whose translation is MTPRQGFERVSPNDIRLGEPLPYAVYDGSGMLLLQAGFVINTAKQRDVLIANGCFISNDARHPKPAHAALPVASVSEEHSSFEMFDLLKLRLKRTFDLYRQGSLGNEFVPRIEGIALTIQEACTHDTDSALANLHLDYDSSYAVIHHLQAAMLCELIGKKLGVPDESRLPLIKAGLTHDIGLLDIQDVLDQQLEPLTPLQRERINRHPIDSESILTGLGVREKTWLDPVRHHHERLDGTGYPDGSSGDAISLPTRVLAIADIYSAMVRDRPYRKAMVSTEAMRKLMLEQGSATDGRLIGMMIKEIGVFPPGATVRLASGEIAVVKKRTTNTACPLVFSFVRADGMPMLTPAQRDTAHEDCRIEGMVPFSSHRGSVVVLRGLWNRH
- a CDS encoding bacteriohemerythrin; translated protein: MNRFEWKPEYSVDDAEIDRQHAELIAIIDELAGQLHGEGPSDGARSVFDHLAHYVTTHFAYEEERITRAGYPDDKVAEHQAEHNAILRQLQEFERVFESGDAAALQEMMPFLYGEWLIHHICGTDKEYVPYLTAAR